A single window of Desulfovibrio sp. G11 DNA harbors:
- a CDS encoding dissimilatory sulfite reductase D family protein, translating into MIPDQQLIVDFISTKNKTKFYFKDFLEIFPDKGPREVKKLLTAMVQSEIMEFWSSGSTTMYGLKGAGKQSQAEGEG; encoded by the coding sequence ATGATTCCTGATCAGCAACTGATAGTTGATTTCATCAGCACAAAGAACAAGACCAAGTTTTACTTCAAGGACTTTCTGGAAATCTTTCCTGACAAAGGGCCGCGTGAAGTAAAAAAACTTCTTACGGCCATGGTCCAAAGCGAAATTATGGAATTTTGGTCCTCAGGCAGTACCACCATGTACGGACTCAAAGGGGCTGGAAAGCAAAGTCAGGCAGAAGGTGAAGGCTAG
- the dsrB gene encoding dissimilatory-type sulfite reductase subunit beta, with protein sequence MAFISSGYNPAKPMEGRITDIGPHKYDEYFPPIIKNNFGKWLYHEILEPGVLLHVAESGDKCYTVRVGGTRTMSITLIRELCDIADKYCGGYLRWTTRNNIEFMVDSEDGMKALRDDLNSRKFDGGSFKFPVGGTGAGISNMVHTQGWVHCHTPATDASGPVKAVMDVVFEDFKSMRLPAPVRIALACCINMCGAVHCSDIGLVGIHRKPPMIDHEWTDQLCEIPLAVAACPTAAVRPTKVELDGKKVNSIAIKNERCMYCGNCYTMCPALPISDGEGDGIAIMVGGKVSNRISMPKFSKVVVGYIPNEPPRWPSLTKTVKHIVEVYAANANKYERLGDWAERIGWETFFKMTGLEFTHHLIDDFRDPAYYTWRQSTQFKF encoded by the coding sequence ATGGCATTTATTTCTTCCGGGTACAATCCCGCAAAACCGATGGAAGGCCGTATCACTGACATCGGCCCCCACAAGTATGATGAATACTTTCCGCCGATCATCAAAAACAACTTCGGCAAGTGGCTCTATCATGAGATTCTTGAGCCGGGCGTGCTGCTGCACGTGGCCGAAAGCGGCGACAAGTGCTACACCGTCCGCGTGGGCGGCACCCGCACCATGTCCATCACGCTGATCCGTGAACTGTGCGACATCGCCGACAAGTACTGCGGCGGCTACCTGCGCTGGACCACGCGTAACAACATTGAATTCATGGTGGACAGCGAAGACGGCATGAAGGCCCTGCGCGATGACCTGAACAGCCGCAAGTTTGACGGCGGCTCGTTCAAGTTCCCCGTGGGCGGCACCGGCGCCGGCATCAGCAACATGGTGCACACCCAGGGCTGGGTGCACTGTCATACGCCTGCCACCGACGCCTCCGGCCCGGTCAAGGCTGTGATGGACGTTGTGTTTGAGGACTTTAAGTCCATGCGTCTGCCCGCCCCCGTGCGCATAGCCCTGGCCTGCTGCATCAACATGTGCGGCGCGGTGCACTGCTCCGACATCGGCCTTGTGGGTATCCACCGCAAGCCGCCCATGATCGACCACGAGTGGACCGACCAGCTGTGCGAAATTCCCCTGGCCGTGGCCGCTTGCCCCACTGCCGCCGTGCGCCCCACCAAGGTGGAGCTTGACGGCAAGAAGGTGAACTCCATCGCCATCAAGAACGAACGCTGCATGTACTGCGGTAACTGCTACACCATGTGCCCTGCGCTGCCCATCTCGGACGGCGAAGGCGACGGCATTGCCATCATGGTGGGCGGCAAGGTTTCCAACCGCATCAGCATGCCCAAGTTCTCCAAGGTCGTTGTGGGCTACATCCCCAACGAACCGCCCCGCTGGCCTTCGCTGACCAAGACCGTGAAGCACATCGTTGAAGTGTACGCGGCCAATGCCAACAAGTACGAACGCCTGGGCGACTGGGCCGAGCGCATCGGCTGGGAAACTTTCTTCAAGATGACCGGCCTTGAGTTCACCCACCACCTTATCGACGACTTCCGTGACCCTGCCTACTACACCTGGCGGCAGAGCACACAGTTCAAGTTCTAG
- a CDS encoding sigma-54-dependent Fis family transcriptional regulator: MIILGNRNIKTLLLELAQQQAVEDVLSLAVKSLGTARDSALVRIWLVEADDGCPSCADKGVCAGRGRCLHLKASYGQSRVDGRLWTQTEPSGFYRFPLGHRKVGAIAMTNRPLEVSHIEGNEDWIAAPEWIAAEGIVSFAGQPLVCRGETLGVIAFFSRDTLAQGAMEMLRMVADHIAYAITNARLFEITRSITQRRELENAHLREELYEARQFTGIIGKSAAIKAIREQILVVSETEATVLIQGASGTGKELVAHELHKNSKRKNNPFIKINCAAIPHHLFESEFFGHVKGAFTGAIHDRMGFFQLADGGTLFLDEIAEIPLELQGKLLRVLQEGEFRRVGEEKNRHTDIRLIAATNKDLKAAIRKRTFRDDLYYRLQVFPLTVPTLKEREEDIPLLVRHFIRIFCRKNGRRVFDVPEAQMNRLRQCDWPGNIRELQNFVERMVITGRPEQALAYLALCEAASPEAEEAAPELCASFGIPNILTEKQMRQLEKDNMKAALERTNWLIYGNRGAAALLGMKPTTLISRLKRFDLYRLRPNSISADGPAGPAGAD; this comes from the coding sequence ATGATTATTCTTGGAAACAGAAACATAAAGACACTCCTTCTGGAACTTGCGCAGCAGCAGGCTGTGGAAGACGTGCTTTCTCTGGCGGTCAAAAGTCTGGGAACGGCGCGCGATTCGGCTCTGGTGCGCATATGGCTTGTGGAAGCTGATGACGGTTGCCCCTCCTGTGCAGACAAGGGCGTCTGCGCAGGGCGTGGCCGCTGTCTGCACCTCAAGGCAAGTTATGGGCAGTCCCGCGTTGACGGGCGGCTCTGGACGCAGACGGAGCCGTCAGGTTTTTACCGTTTTCCTCTGGGGCACAGAAAGGTCGGGGCCATAGCCATGACGAACAGGCCCCTTGAGGTTTCGCATATTGAAGGGAATGAAGACTGGATAGCCGCCCCGGAGTGGATTGCGGCAGAAGGCATTGTGAGCTTTGCCGGGCAGCCCTTGGTGTGCCGTGGTGAAACCCTTGGCGTTATCGCATTTTTTTCGCGTGATACCTTGGCGCAAGGCGCTATGGAAATGTTGCGCATGGTGGCTGACCACATTGCGTATGCCATCACCAATGCCCGGCTTTTTGAAATAACCCGGTCCATAACGCAGCGAAGAGAACTGGAAAACGCCCACCTGCGCGAAGAACTTTACGAAGCGCGGCAGTTCACAGGCATCATAGGCAAAAGCGCGGCCATCAAGGCCATACGGGAACAGATACTTGTTGTCAGTGAAACTGAAGCAACAGTGCTTATTCAGGGGGCTTCCGGCACGGGAAAGGAACTGGTGGCGCATGAGCTGCACAAGAACAGCAAGAGGAAAAATAATCCCTTTATAAAAATAAACTGCGCCGCCATACCGCACCATCTGTTTGAGAGCGAATTTTTCGGCCATGTGAAAGGGGCCTTTACCGGAGCCATCCACGACCGCATGGGTTTTTTCCAGCTTGCGGACGGCGGTACGCTGTTTCTTGACGAAATTGCAGAAATCCCTTTGGAACTTCAAGGCAAGCTCCTGCGCGTACTGCAAGAGGGCGAATTCAGGCGGGTGGGGGAAGAGAAAAACCGCCATACCGACATTCGCCTTATCGCAGCCACCAATAAAGACCTCAAGGCCGCCATACGAAAACGCACATTTCGCGATGACCTGTACTACCGCCTGCAGGTTTTTCCGCTCACAGTGCCAACTCTCAAGGAGAGGGAGGAAGATATTCCGCTTCTGGTACGCCATTTTATACGTATTTTCTGCCGTAAAAACGGACGCCGCGTTTTTGATGTGCCGGAAGCGCAGATGAACAGATTGCGCCAGTGCGACTGGCCGGGCAATATCCGTGAATTGCAGAATTTTGTGGAGCGTATGGTCATTACCGGGCGGCCGGAGCAGGCTCTGGCATATCTTGCCCTGTGTGAAGCGGCGTCGCCGGAAGCGGAAGAAGCGGCTCCGGAGCTGTGTGCTTCTTTTGGCATTCCCAACATCCTGACAGAAAAGCAGATGCGCCAGCTGGAAAAAGATAACATGAAGGCGGCGCTGGAGCGGACCAACTGGCTCATTTACGGAAACCGCGGGGCAGCGGCCTTGCTGGGGATGAAGCCGACCACACTTATTTCGCGGCTCAAGCGGTTTGATCTCTACAGGCTGCGCCCGAATTCCATTTCTGCTGATGGACCTGCAGGCCCCGCAGGCGCAGACTGA
- the rpsT gene encoding 30S ribosomal protein S20, which yields MANHKSAIKRHRQSVERAGRNRAARTRVKNAIKQVRTAITGSDKAQAGEALVAATSVLSKAASKGAMHWKKAARKISRLARAVNSIEAQ from the coding sequence GTGGCCAACCATAAGTCAGCCATCAAGCGTCACAGGCAGAGCGTAGAAAGAGCCGGCCGCAACCGCGCCGCCCGCACTCGCGTCAAGAACGCCATCAAGCAGGTGCGTACCGCCATTACCGGCAGCGACAAGGCTCAGGCCGGTGAAGCTCTGGTGGCCGCCACTTCCGTGCTTTCCAAGGCCGCCAGCAAGGGCGCCATGCACTGGAAGAAGGCCGCGCGCAAGATTTCGCGTCTGGCCCGTGCTGTCAACAGCATAGAAGCCCAGTAG